A window of the Brassica napus cultivar Da-Ae chromosome A2, Da-Ae, whole genome shotgun sequence genome harbors these coding sequences:
- the LOC106425826 gene encoding caffeoylshikimate esterase-like — translation MGLHPIADANERNPFGSLSADEFYAKHSVSHSSAFITNPRGLKLFTQWWSPLPPTPPIGIVAVVHGFTGESSWFLQLTSILFAKSGFITCAIDHQGHGFSDGLVAHIPDINPVVDDCISFFDDFRSRQETPDLPCFLYSESLGGAIALYVSLRQRGVWDGLILNGAMCGISRKFKPPWPLEHLLFVVANLIPTWRVIPTRGSIPDVSFKEPWKRKLALASPRRTVARPRAATAYELIRICNELQERFEEVEVPLLIVHGGGDVVCDPACVEELHRRAASEDKTIKIYPEMWHQMVGESEENVDLVYGDILNWLKSRAESAAERKRLGRAAVDGGA, via the coding sequence ATGGGTCTCCATCCAATCGCTGATGCCAACGAACGCAACCCCTTTGGCTCCCTCTCCGCCGACGAATTCTACGCGAAGCATTCCGTCTCTCACTCCTCCGCCTTCATCACCAACCCTCGCGGCCTCAAGCTCTTCACCCAGTGGTGGTCCCCACTCCCTCCAACTCCCCCCATCGGCATCGTCGCCGTCGTTCACGGCTTCACCGGAGAATCCAGCTGGTTCCTCCAGCTCACGTCCATCCTCTTCGCTAAATCCGGCTTCATCACCTGCGCGATCGACCACCAAGGGCACGGATTCTCCGACGGCCTCGTCGCTCACATCCCCGACATCAACCCCGTCGTCGACGACTGCATCTCCTTCTTCGACGACTTCCGCAGCCGTCAGGAGACGCCGGATCTCCCCTGTTTTCTCTACTCCGAGTCCTTAGGCGGCGCGATCGCTCTCTACGTCTCGCTCCGTCAGAGAGGCGTGTGGGACGGGCTCATCCTCAACGGCGCCATGTGCGGGATCAGCAGGAAGTTCAAGCCGCCGTGGCCGTTGGAGCACCTGCTCTTCGTCGTGGCTAATCTCATCCCCACGTGGCGCGTAATCCCCACGCGCGGCTCCATCCCTGACGTTTCGTTTAAGGAGCCGTGGAAGAGGAAGCTCGCGCTGGCTAGTCCTAGGAGGACGGTGGCGAGACCGCGCGCCGCCACGGCGTACGAGCTGATTCGTATTTGCAATGAGTTGCAGGAGAGGTTCGAGGAAGTTGAGGTTCCGTTACTGATCGTGCACGGCGGAGGGGATGTTGTGTGTGATCCGGCGTGCGTGGAGGAGCTTCATCGGCGAGCAGCGAGCGAGGATAAGACGATCAAGATCTACCCCGAGATGTGGCATCAGATGGTTGGAGAATCGGAGGAGAACGTCGATTTGGTTTACGGTGATATTCTGAATTGGCTCAAGAGCCGAGCGGAAAGCGCCGCGGAGAGGAAACGGTTGGGACGCGCTGCCGTTGACGGCGGAGCTTAG